A genome region from Tursiops truncatus isolate mTurTru1 chromosome 15, mTurTru1.mat.Y, whole genome shotgun sequence includes the following:
- the TMEM74B gene encoding transmembrane protein 74B isoform X4 has protein sequence MASPPGLELKTLSNGPQAPRRPASLGPAAPRREGVENACFFAEEHETHFQNPRDARLGSSPSPPEGVPSWPRSQRDDLSLRSEEGPGLEPVSRPVDYGFVSALVFLVSGILLVVTAYTIPREARVNPDTVSAREMERLEMYYARLGSHLDKCIIAGLGLLTVGGMLLSVLLMVSLCKGELYRRPNFVPGRGSRKTYGSINLRMRQLSGDGSQALVENEVVQVSETSRTLQGS, from the coding sequence ATGGCATCTCCCCCTGGTCTGGAACTGAAGACACTGAGCAATGGTCCCCAGGCCCCAAGGAGACCAGCTTCTCTGGGTCCAGCGGCCCCACgcagggagggtgtggagaatgcCTGCTTCTTTGCGGAGGAGCACGAGACTCATTTCCAGAACCCTAGGGATGCCAGACTGGgcagctcccccagcccccctgAGGGCGTCCCCTCATGGCCCCGATCCCAGAGGGACGACCTGTCCCTGCGTTCAGAAGAGGGGCCAGgcctggagcctgtgagccgccCGGTGGATTACGGCTTCGTTTCCGCTCTGGTTTTCCTGGTGAGCGGGATCCTCCTGGTGGTGACTGCATACACCATCCCCCGAGAGGCCCGTGTCAACCCGGACACAGTGTCAGCACGGGAGATGGAACGACTAGAAATGTACTATGCGCGCCTGGGCTCACACCTGGACAAGTGCATCATTGCAGGCCTGGGGCTGCTCACAGTGGGCGGCATGCTCTTGTCCGTGCTGCTGATGGTCTCCCTGTGCAAGGGAGAGCTGTACCGCCGGCCGAACTTCGTCCCTGGCAGGGGCTCCAGGAAGACCTACGGCTCCATTAACCTGCGCATGAGACAGCTCAGTGGGGATGGGAGCCAGGCCCTGGTGGAGAACGAAGTCGTCCAGGTCTCGGAGACCAGCCGCACCCTCCAGGGGTCTTAA